A single genomic interval of Helianthus annuus cultivar XRQ/B chromosome 13, HanXRQr2.0-SUNRISE, whole genome shotgun sequence harbors:
- the LOC110900344 gene encoding uncharacterized protein LOC110900344, translated as MMLQNKIWNVTNCQSATPSVWAWLASQQAQPQRPPGSGMRAVSTKRESTGTGVFLPCQTRAPTEPFKKHEIMYRQSVMMAQQRQQPTQVPEFRLSQEWTY; from the exons ATGATGCTACAAAACAAAATATGGAATGTTACAAACTGTCAGTCGGCGACTCCGTCTGTATGGGCTTGGCTAGCTTCACAACAAGCTCAGCCGCAACGCCCACCTGGGTCGGGTATGCGGGCTGTAAGTACCAAACGAGAGTCTACCGGTACGGGTGTTTTTTTGCCCTGTCAAACCAGAGCCCCGACTGAGCCGTTTAAAAAACATG AGATTATGTACCGACAAAGTGTGATGATGGCTCAGCAAAGGCAACAACCTACTCAAGTACCCGAGTTCAGGCTATCTCAAGAATGGACATATTGA